Part of the Lysobacter enzymogenes genome is shown below.
GCCTGATTGCCGCCGACCGTGCTGACCGACAAGGGGCTGCAGGCGAAGGCCGTCGCGCCGGTGGTGTCGGTGACGTACAGCACGTCGCCGTTGAGCGCGCCCATCTCCAGCGTCGCCGCCGGGGTTTTCTGGCTGGCGGTCAGCGTGGTCGCGACCATGGTGTGAGTGTGCTGCGGCATCTGCTGGCCGATCAGGGTGACGCTTTCGCTGCCGGCGCGCTGGCCGATGACGTAGGTGCTCAGGCCCAGGCCGGTGCCCTGGTGGATCGGCACGCGGCCTTGCAGGTCGGGCATGGCGAAGGTGCTGATGCCGTCGCCGCCGTAGATGGTGCCGATCAGGTTGAACAGCGCGTCGTTTTCGGCGATGGAGACCAGTTGCCCTTTGCAGGCGTACCAGCCGGTAGGGACGCGGTTGAACCCGAACAGGCGGATCTCGCCCAGGTATGGCTCGCTCATGAGAGTTGCTCCAGGAATGTCGTAAAGCGGATAGGAGTGGCCGCGGCGCGGCCGCAGGCTCGTTCGCGAGTCAGTTGCGCGAGGGATAGATGCCGCTCAGGGCGATGCAGAAGTTGATCGCCAGGTAAGGCTGCACGTTGGTGTGGGCCTGGGTGCTGCCGGCGGTGCCGATGGTGGCCGGGCTGAGCACGACCTGGGCCCCGCCGGTGGTGGAGTACATCTCTTTGTCGGTGGTGCCGAACAGCAGCCCGGTCGGATTGCGGCTGGTGGCCGCACCGGAATTGCAGCCCAGGGTGTGGTTGTGGTTCGGCATCTGGGTGACCAGCAGGGTCACGTTCTCGACGCCGCCGATCTCGCCCTGGGTGTAGGGCGTGGGGTTCCAGCCCGGGTCGGTCGAGTTGCCGGCCCCCACCGGCGTGCGGCTGCGCAGGTCGGGCAGCACGAAATTGGTGGTGCCGTTGCCGCCGTACATGGTGCCCAGCAACGAGAACAGCGCCTGGTTCTGCGCGATCGGCAGGGTCTGGCCATTGCACATGGCGAAATACTTCGGCGCGAAATTGAAGCCGAAGGTGTTGATCTGCCCCAAGAATACTTCTGTCATCTCTTCCCCCAGAGTGTTTTCCGGGCGCCGTGCGCGCCCGGGACTGCGTTCCCGAAGCCTCGGCCGCACGCCCCGTCCGCGCACGGCGGAACGGGCCGGTCCGGCCGGGTCCGGGTATGGCGCATGAGCGCCATGACCTTGCTTAACGCGAAGCGGTGCCGGATGCGGCCGCTTCCGCGTCCGTTTTGCGTATCAGGTCAATGAAAGGGATGCGCCAGGGGCAGTCGGCGCACTGAAACCAGATCGCTCACGGGCACAACCCCGGCGGATCCGCGCATGAAGCGCGCAGCGCCGGGCGTCAGGGGATGAACAACATGCAACAGCAGTCGGCGCAGTTTGCGGGCGTTTCGCACGTCTCGCACTGGGGGCACTCGACCGCAGCCAGGACCTGGCGGCGCGGTCTGGCGGCGATCCTTATCGTTGTGGCAGGGCTGTGGTCGGCCGCCGCGTTCGCGGCGCCGTCGGTGCTGTGCCCGGTCAAGACCCTGGCGGTCGCCAACGGCGGCACCGCGGTCCTGGACGCCGACCTGTGCGACGGCGGCCCGCCGCCGGGCGGCTTCGGCATCGGCACCCTGATGACCCCGCCGCAGCACGGCAACGTGACGGTCAACCAGAGCACCGACAAGGTCACCTACACCCATAACGGCGACTCGGCCCTGACCGATCTGTTCACCTTCGGCGACGGCGTCGGCGGCGAGGTCACGGTCAACGTGACCATCTCGCCCGCGACCAGCCCGATCACGGTCAATCCGGCGTCGATCACGCCGCAGCTCGGCGTGGCCTACAGCCAGTCGATGAGCGCCACCGGCGGCGTCGCGCCGTACACCTATGTGCTGAGCGCCGGTTCGTTGCCCACGGGCCTTAGCTTCGCGTCCGGGACCTTCTCCGGCACGGTCCAGCAGCGCGGCAACTTCCCGATCCAGATCAGCGTCACCGATTCGACCGCGCCGACGCCGCTGACCACGGTCAAGTCGTACACCATCGCGATCCCCAACACCCAGCACGACTTCACCCCCGCGGCCCTGCCGACGCTGTACCGCACCGCCAGCTACAACATCGCCCTGGTCGGCAGCGGCGGCTACGCCCCGTACAACTACGCGATCGAAACCGGATCGCTGCCGGCCGGCCTGAGCCTGAGCGGCGGCGCCATCGTCGGCACCCCGACCGCGTCGGGGCCGTACACGTTCACGATCAAGTCCACCGACAGCAGCACGCCCGGACCGGGCGTGCCGGCGG
Proteins encoded:
- a CDS encoding phage tail protein, which translates into the protein MSEPYLGEIRLFGFNRVPTGWYACKGQLVSIAENDALFNLIGTIYGGDGISTFAMPDLQGRVPIHQGTGLGLSTYVIGQRAGSESVTLIGQQMPQHTHTMVATTLTASQKTPAATLEMGALNGDVLYVTDTTGATAFACSPLSVSTVGGNQAHENQMPTLTVQYCIAAYGIYPSQG
- a CDS encoding phage tail protein translates to MTEVFLGQINTFGFNFAPKYFAMCNGQTLPIAQNQALFSLLGTMYGGNGTTNFVLPDLRSRTPVGAGNSTDPGWNPTPYTQGEIGGVENVTLLVTQMPNHNHTLGCNSGAATSRNPTGLLFGTTDKEMYSTTGGAQVVLSPATIGTAGSTQAHTNVQPYLAINFCIALSGIYPSRN